A single Streptomyces sannanensis DNA region contains:
- a CDS encoding ferredoxin: MRLVVDLNRCQGYAQCAFLAPDVFAMHGEEALSYNPRADDAQRDDVMRAVKACPVQAILVDQLDESGEKGGRSAVAGEGGVR, encoded by the coding sequence ATGAGACTCGTCGTGGACCTGAACCGATGCCAGGGATACGCGCAGTGCGCGTTCCTCGCGCCCGATGTCTTCGCCATGCACGGCGAGGAGGCGCTGTCCTACAACCCAAGGGCCGACGACGCGCAGCGCGACGATGTGATGCGCGCCGTGAAGGCGTGTCCGGTCCAGGCCATTCTGGTGGATCAACTGGATGAATCAGGCGAGAAGGGCGGCAGGTCCGCCGTGGCGGGGGAGGGGGGCGTCCGGTGA